The genomic stretch ACGTAGGCACGTGGATTGAAATCGTCCGGAGTATCCAGCTGTCGGCCCCGAGGAGCGTCGTGCCTCACGTAGGCACGTGGATTGAAATCAGGCGATCGATCTCGATCGGCGTGTGGTTGTGTCGTGCCTCACGTAGGCACGTGGATTGAAATCTGTGGGGCGATCGCTACGGCAGGAGGGGCGTTGTCGTGCCTCACGTAGGCACGTGGATTGAAATGGTTGAGATCGTGATCGTCGTCGCGCTGCTCACAGGTCGTGCCTCACGTAGGCACGTGGATTGAAATCCCTCCGGGCCCGGGTCGACTGCCAGGATCGGGTCGTGCCTCACGTAGGCACGTAGATTGGGCAGATTCGGATAGTAGTCCTACCGGAGCTACCAGTTCCATAGTATCTTGGGAGCCGGCAGAAGCACTCCGGCGCAATAAATCGCCGCAAAATGAGGGGCGGGGCCCTCCCCCCGGATAACCGCTCACTGGTATTCCGGGGGCTGGATCTCTTTCGGCAGCCCGCCCTTGAAGTGCTGCTGCACCTTCCCGTAGTACTGCCGCAGCCGCTCGTTCATCGTCGCGTGCACCTTCTCCCGTGCATTCTCAAAGTGCGACGGCTTCACGACGGCGGCACCCTCCCGCATGGCGAGCATGGCCGCCTCACGGGCGAGCGCCTCGAGGTCCGAGCCGACGAACCCCTCGGTCTCGGCTGCAACCTTCTTGATGAGCTGATCTCTCGCCGGGTCGTCCAGGGCTATCTTCTGCTGCGCGAAGAGGTCGACGAGTTTCTTCCGCCGGACGTGGCTCACGAGCCCCTCGTCTTCGCTCGACGCAATCGCAGCACGGTGCTCCTTCACGTCTTCGACGCTCACCTGACGGTTCGCTCCCACGGCGAGAACCAGGTCTTCAAGATCGTTCTCCGTGAGCCCCTCCGTCATCGCCACGAGGTCTTCCATCGTCGAGCCCTCGAGCGGCATGTAACTGGTGTGGATCGCGAGGATCTTCGCCCGGTCGTCCCGTCCGGGCTCGCCGATGTAGACGAGCCGGTCGAACCGCCCGGGCCGGAGCAGCGCCGGGTCGACCATATCCGGCCGGTTGGTCGCGCCCATCACCACGACGCCCCGGAGTTCCTCGAGACCGTCGATCTCGGTGAGGATCTGGTTTAGCACGCTCTCGATGACGTGCGACTCGGTGCCGCCACCCCGGGCCGGGGCAAGAGCGTCGAGTTCGTCGAAGAAGATGATGGACGGCGCCACCTGCCGGGCCTTCTTGAAGACCTCCCGGACAGCCCGCTCGCTCTCGCCGACCCACTTCGAGAGGAGCTGGGGGCCCTTGACCGGGACGAAGTTCGCCCCGCTCTCGCTCGCGACGGCCTTTGCAATCAGGGTCTTCCCGGTCCCCGGCGGCCCGTAGAGGAGGACGCCCTTCGGAGGTTCGATACCGAGGTTCTCGAACTGCTCCCGCCGGGTGAGCGGATACTCCACCGCCTCGCGGATATCCTGCTTCGCCTCCTCAAGCCCCCCGACATCCTCCCAGGCGGTGTGGGGCACCTCGAGGAGGATCTCCCGCATCGCGCTCGGGCCCACGTCGCGGAGAGCGTCGCGGAAGTCCCTGGCCTGCACCTCCATCTTCTCGAGGATCTCCGGCGGGATCTCGTCGGCTTCGAGATCGATCTCGGGGAGGTAGCGCCGCAGCGCCTTGATAGCCGCCTCACGGGCGAGTGCGGCGAGATCCGCCCCGACGAACCCGTGGGTCTGCTGGGCGACGTCGGCGATCGCCACGTCGTCCGCGAGCGGCATGCCGCGGGTGTGGATCTGGAGAACCTGGATCCGGTCGTCCTCCGAGGGCACCCCGATCTCGATCTCCCGGTCGAACCGCCCGGGACGGCGGAGGGCGGGATCGATGGCGTCGAGCCGGTTCGTGGCCCCGATCACCACGACCTGACCCCGCTCCTCGAGCCCGTCCATCATCGTCAGGAGCTGGGCGACCACCCGCCGCTCGACCTCCCCGGTCACCTCCTCGCGCCGGGGGGCGATCGAGTCGAGCTCGTCGATGAAGATGATCGCAG from Methanoculleus chikugoensis encodes the following:
- a CDS encoding CDC48 family AAA ATPase — encoded protein: MPEIYLKVDSAYPEDQGAGKARLDPDTMLQLRLNPGDLVAIEGKRRTVAKVWRAMVNDWHQGKVRIDNFTRLNTGASIGDRVKIRTLDEEAEAKRVVLAPPEDLPKQLPINYGSVVNKLIDFPVVKNDSVPIQAGLPFMQPQLVAFKAVVVEPENAVIITKNTKIEFSEKPAAGFEGVKRISYEDIGGLKGELQRVRETIELPMRHPEIFRKLGIEPPKGVLLYGPPGTGKTLIAKAVASESGAHFISIAGPEVISKYYGESEQRLREVFEDARQHAPAIIFIDELDSIAPRREEVTGEVERRVVAQLLTMMDGLEERGQVVVIGATNRLDAIDPALRRPGRFDREIEIGVPSEDDRIQVLQIHTRGMPLADDVAIADVAQQTHGFVGADLAALAREAAIKALRRYLPEIDLEADEIPPEILEKMEVQARDFRDALRDVGPSAMREILLEVPHTAWEDVGGLEEAKQDIREAVEYPLTRREQFENLGIEPPKGVLLYGPPGTGKTLIAKAVASESGANFVPVKGPQLLSKWVGESERAVREVFKKARQVAPSIIFFDELDALAPARGGGTESHVIESVLNQILTEIDGLEELRGVVVMGATNRPDMVDPALLRPGRFDRLVYIGEPGRDDRAKILAIHTSYMPLEGSTMEDLVAMTEGLTENDLEDLVLAVGANRQVSVEDVKEHRAAIASSEDEGLVSHVRRKKLVDLFAQQKIALDDPARDQLIKKVAAETEGFVGSDLEALAREAAMLAMREGAAVVKPSHFENAREKVHATMNERLRQYYGKVQQHFKGGLPKEIQPPEYQ